atttgaagtcagttttgcttgagtctgggttgtcgtactttatgccacatttgcCAAATGTTCCATGTTTGATAAATTTCTTATccctaaacctaacacttttgtctagaaaagctactccagttttcctactccaccctcctactggagtgatattaagacttttaaaaaaagtttcagtGCTAAATCTAGAGTGAAACTCATTACGTAGCTAAACATGCCCACTTTCCTGCCCATAtgactggagtgagtggtgtaaaaatccaAAAATGTTCCATTCTGTAAATTTTTCAAGCCAAAACTCTGATGTGTGATAAATCAGGGCAAAGGACCTCACTATGTATTAAAAATCATCCACATGTTTGGccgcaatacaatttttttttaaatgaccgcCCGAATCCCGTCCAAAACAACTGGTATCCGGGGGTGTATACCACTGGAGGGAGGTGCACCAACTATAATGGGAGCCTATGGTTAGGATAAAGGTGCAAGCTAAAtgcaatgtgaaagtagctttactgtTCTTTGATACTTTATTAGTTGTCTAGAGTGTTCCTTTAAGCTTTTTATTACCAGCCCAGTATCGGTCACCTACCGACTGGGTCATCTTCTGTCTCACTGTCTTCTGATTTATTCTCCTCTGTTGAATCTCTTTTTGCATCTTCAAGGGCCTTGGAAAGTACAAGAATGACAGAATTGTCTTTTAGTTTATTATTAGATTGTAAGACGTTGGATAAGAATAATGACATAATAgtagtacagtaaaaaaaaataaacaccaataGAAGTCCATTTATATTAGGGGATAATACAGATGCCCTGCAGCCAGCGTTTTACATGCCTCAACAGTACCTTACCTCCTATTGAGCCAGACCATAGAGCAGCAGGGAGGCCGAGCACTAAGCTGCTTTTACTGCTTTCTAACAGGAGAAAGTTGTTttcctgtagccaccactagggggagctcatagtGATTTATACAACATCTACCAAGTACAATTGTAGCTGCATAAATTCATATGTACTgacctccccctagtggtggttgaaatttttttatttacaattagaAGGAAAGTGGAGAATTTGTCGATCACCGGGGGAAGATTAATCAGTGCATTTATGCCAGCTTCATGGTataaatacattgaaaaatatGTTCCGGTCATGCTTAAAGGGACTGTCTCccatcagcaaatgacatttatcatgtagagaaagttaatacaaggcacttactaatttatggcgtttgtccatattgcctcctttgctgacttttttccacctttgctcattttgccatcacattatacactgcttgtttccatggttatgaccaccatgcaacccagcagtggtggtcacgcttgcacaatatagaaaaaagtgctggaTTATGCGCACTCCTGTGGTCCCAGCCACAAGAGAGGCCAGagatttttcctatattgtgcaagcacggccaccgcggctggattacagggtggtcgtaaccatggaaacatgcagtgtataatgtgagggaaaaatgaatccagccagcaaaggaagcagtatggataataacaatacattagtaagtggcttgcattaactttctctacatgataaacgccatttgctgaagtgagacaacccgtttaacagtgttttttcattttttttccccaaaaatagcTACAGCCAGGTATTATCTGAAAGCCTCCAGTGAAATCTAACACACACTACAAActttgcctttttttgttttttattacttTTGGCCATAAAAAGTGCGAAGGAAGCTTTAGAAATATGACAGAAAACAACGCCAGATCCAACTTTTCCACATCAGGAGACCTTAGGTTTGGCGTGGGGCAATGTTAAATCTGCTACGGGGCTCTATGATTTCTGTGTATGCCCATATCTTGTTTAGAAGGCAGGAGGGACGATATAACAGAAGGTCCATCACAATGACTGCCAGGGACATGAGGGAAGAGATGATAGGGAGCATTCTGAAGTAATCAGGCGTCAAATGTGCAATGGACTGCAACCCCATGAGATATCAATTCCTGGTCTCCAATAAAAAGGCACTGACAGGTTAGAGGAAAAACAGatgaactttggaaaaaaaaatccacgcACTTAGTAAACATGTAGATTCTGGAGCAGTTTTAGATTTTTAGTtggaggtcctctttaatatggcACAAGTCCTGACCAGGCAGGTGAAGCAGATTTAGAAGATTATTAGCTTTTGACACTGGCTTCATATCATCATTTAATCCCCTTGTCTAAGGAATCCTAATTTTTTACCACTGGGAAGATCAGAGTGTTGAACTATACCAGACAATAAGGGGTTCAGGGGGGTTTCAGGTAACGTAAGTTTTTCCCTATACAGTGCATAAAGGATAACTTCTTATCGGTGGGGTCTAACCACTCTCGAGAATAGGGGCCCTATAACCCATGGGGACCCCTAAAATGGatggagtggcaggtcgagcatgtaCACTGAATAGCTAGGTTGGTAGATAACTgttagataggtgggggtctaACCTATCTCCTATACAGTGAAGTGCTGTTCTCTGTTATGTTTGGCGGTCCCAAAGACTGTGTATGCTCGATATTCCCTCTATTTACACAGGAACTCCGTTCTTCAGATAGTGGGGATCCCAGCGGTTGGGCCCCCACCAATATAACAGTGGAGTGCTGTACTCCGTTACCTCTGGCAGGGACATACcctttgaatggagtggtggtatgCATGCTCGACCACTGACCCATTCCAGTGGATATAGGAAAACGTCTTGTGACTGGACTCCTTTCAgtatactcacagtaatgattgCCTGCTCGGCATCTTTATTGTCTACAGTTCTTGCTTTCTCTAAGGCTTTTTCAAAGTTGATCACGGCAGACTGATAATCCTttaattttactaaattaaaaGAGAAAAACAATTATAGAAGGTCAATAAAGTACCCATGTAGAGCTCATGTGCAGCACTTCAGAGAACCACAGGCCTGGCCGAATATTTCAGGCCATTCTTCCCTCTGTGACTGCTCCACTTACAATAAGACATTGGTTTTCTAGTAGATATTTCTTTGCCCACATTTGTCGGCCTACTGCTACACAGcagattttcttaaaggggtattccggtgaTTTCAAGTTACCCCTTTTCCACAGGATAggcgataactattagatcggtgggagaCCTACCACTGGAACCCCCACGATCATGAAAACGGGGCCCCCATACCCCACAGACCCACTCGAAAAGAACAGAGTGGCAGGCTGGGCATGTGCACTGCCTCTTCTTTCATCTATAAGGAACTGCCGTAGTAGCAGAGCCATGTGTTTGGCTATTTCCGTAGGGGTCCAATATAGATGAGTGGAGAAGCAATGTACGTGCTCAAAGTgccaccccattcactttaagggCCCTGCATGGTACACgacccccgttctcatgatcagtggggaccCTGATCTAATAAATATTActtggaatgcccctttaaagtgTTTTTATACATTTAATGTGTTCACATGTTGCAATGTTAAAATGTACTAGAAGGGGAATACAGGCGGTGGTGGGGCAGTACGGTTTGCACATGCCCGTCCATAGGCACAGTATGAATAAACAGGTCTACCTGAagaatttaaagaaaaattgCACTATACATTAcccgattaaaggggttgtctcctaaAAACACCCTCTTTTTAAATGGCAGCCGATATGCATGTCAGCTATGAGGGTCCAGCTTTTTCTATTATTTCCAGGGAGGCCCGTTCTGGCCAGAGTTTTGTGGCATGGCcgccaaacaaataaaaaaaaatgtccttgcAATGCATGAATGGACAGGTCTGCTAGATTTACTGATATATGGGGGACCCAAGTGGGAGACCCCCCTAAATGATGTCCTATTGCTCTAACAGGATATATAGATAGGGGAACAACTCAGTGGCCTGTAGGCACAAAATACTCTCCTGCTCTCTCAGGCACGAGAGATGGTGGTGCACACTGGTTAGAGAAGTTGGACCTGCTTCAAACAGAGAAGTTAGGCGACCACTGCCTCACCTCAGACGGCATAAACTTAAATCCATTCCTAACCCTCAGGATGAGATGCTGCCTACTGCAGGGTTGCACACCCAAATCGCAAAGCGAGTAAACGCTTTGAGAAAGCGACCGCGAAACACGTGTTGGGATCCAGGACTGTTTGGTCTGTATTCACTTTTACTGCATGTTTTTCCCCTATGTCATTTTAGCGTtgaggcactatgcactttatatataggGCTGTGTTGATTACCTTTTCTCACAGTCTGGGAATTCTTATTGCAAAGTGATGTGTAATATAATGTAACAGACCTGTAGAGATCATCCTGTGTGATTTAATGCTGCTTATGTATACggatttctatgttttatacaagtgtatgtccaGTAAAAGATTTTGTATTTCTATAATTTATGCTGTTTTGGTTAACTACTGCAGGGTTGCCCACAGACATTAGGCCAACTGAATGGGCAATCTAACCCCAACAATTTTTACCCTAACAAAATGGTAACTTAAACATCCTTTTCCTGCAATTAATCCTTAGTTTTTACATAGTATAAAAGGGTTTACCTTGGGCCTGTGCCACTAGGACACTGGCATTGAGCTGCCACTCAACATCCTCAGCCATTTCTGCTTCTTGTTGAGATCTCGCACCATAGTCTCTTGCTTCTTCAAACAATTCAAGCTCCAGATAGCATCTACCGATTTCATGGAACAGCCAAGTCTTATCTAAGCTTGAAGATGCCAAAGGAATCTTCTCTTCCCATCTACAGTCAGAGGGATAGGAAGCAAAATAAATAATCTCCTGACTTCAGGACGACCTGCCCAGCAAATCCAGGACGGCAGTTTTCCATACTAAGACAATGTTTGCACCATAAATAAGAGACTAAGAGACATACTTACACTTTTACTGCTTCTTGAAACTTTCCAATCCGTGCATAAACCCTTCCTATGTTGTCCAGAGCACGGGATTTTGATTCTGGTAAATCGCTGAAAAACAACAATGAATTTAATGATCAACCATAGCTGCAAGAAACGGGAACTGGTTAAACTGAAATAAAGATAGTGGTAGAATTAATGGAGACAGACACACGTAGACATAAGAtcatctgtcacggctgaggatggggaaaaccctcagccgtgcgatgccagaagatgttaagcgctgcttggccaggacgacagaattagggagcaggtcacctcctatcgcgtccctaacctgaccctgactcctaaccatatgagccaaccctgaaggtgggagggctcatacaccgtatgccttggggtccctactagccctcaggattgccctggaacaaggagcagggtaagacggcctgttccttctggacacggaggaacaggggtctcactggccaagctgcagggaaaggaacataaacagcctatggatatggcaggaggctgaaaagcacttccacacctacctgccacagacactcagactggatcccgtgcaagacagcaagtgtccacacccaaacacaaatggacacagcacatacacaaacacacaggaacccagatccatagggcATTGcgtaacaaaggaaaacatcaaatgaaCATCAACATAAACCCAAGAGTCACAGTTTgttttgtttatgaccacaagggtggccctcactagcagatggtattcacaggaggctgctccagctaagcatggctgaagcaacccactgagacatgccaaacacagaggctttataggcctaagtggccacacccacacagacacacccagtgtctcacacatcACATATCACACACATCACatatcacacacaaccgcatgcccaacatagcaagctgccttgACACAGCTCAgaatgctatgctgccacatacatgctgttgccagcggcaatcacaggtgaggcaaataccacagccctcaccagtgattgacaaccaagccaaagaccgctgacaaccgtatgcggttcaggagtcacgaccataactatggccgtgacatcatcactgataAAAGGCTTACCTTTCATTTGCTATTTGGAGGTCCTTCTTGTGACTCTGTAGTGCCTCTTCCATCTGTCCCATGTCCATATGAGCGTTGCCGATGCAGCCATAAAGGTAACCTATCAATTCCTGTTTATTTGGGTCATCTCTCCAAGTCTGAATGTTCTTTAACACTTGGCGGGCTTTCTTGTAACTCCCTTCTGCATTTCCATTGGAGAGTACTAGAACAGTCAGAAAACACCCCAGTGGTGGTTAGCCAAAACAACAAGGCTAGGGCACCACAGCAAAACCAGCAATTTGTGGTAAAACGCAGCCATGACCACAACCCTTCATGAGAAGCCTGGCGatcatcacaaaaaataaaaaataagttctGAAACAGTGAAAACTCAACCTTTCTGGGAATTAAAAATAATGGCCTATTTTTATTTGGTGAGATcccgactcccgacacccctgctGGACAGATGAATGAGGGAGCGCTGTGTCCCTTGTATTGTTTACCCTTAGCGCCTCTTGCTGTGTCCCCTACTGCAACtcaggttatcaatattaaatgGGGTATTCCAAAATTTGGATAATTTCAGCAACCAAACCCATAATAGTATATGTATTATATTTAGTATGTTTATTTGAAAGGATTGTGATTGGGTGTTCCTGTTACTACAAGTCATCCACATACAGaatcgttgtttgccggcagcagaggccGTTTAgaaagcacgatctgctgccggcaaaaaaTGATTTAGGTAACCGCGCCAACCATCTATTACCCCATAAAAGAGCGTTTTGTTTGTTAATCAAGTAATAAACAACACCTTTATACCAGCAGATTATTGCTAACGAACGCTCATTACCTAATCTGCCCGAAGATCGGGCAGTCTAAAGGGGTCTTAAGTGTCCCATCTACTTCAAAGTTGATAAACATCTATTCTCGCAAGTGTAACCATCTCATTATCAATAGATTAGTACATACACATCTCAATCTTTTCCATGTTCTCGAAAATGTACTGATTGCGATCAGGAGGTTTACTACGTTCCCGGTTCCACTTTTGTTGCAAAATTCTGCGGTCCCTTTCCCGGGCGTAGATAGGCTTCTGCTGCCTCCAGAACTCAGTGCGTGTGTCCAGATAGGTGATTGCACTCAAGATCAGGTCCTGCAGTTTTAACCCACTTCTCGTGTTTCCTTTCACTAACCCTGTATCCATGTAAAGTAAAACAATTTACAGATCTGCATATATTATTATACATAACCTGCAACACAAATTGTGAATGCACCAGCTTAGCAGATGGTGACAAAACAAGCTCCAGTTTACCCCTTGGACTCACAAGACGTGAAAaacggcagaaaaaaaaaaatacgtccAAAGTCTTAGAAgcagggacggactgggaacttacaGTGGCcctgagaaaaaaaactaaaagtagtcccatgttgtaggcgggtccaaactgaaagaaggtggggcaacacaagtaggtggggcagcaatactgtagtgcagcacaaagtaccaccccagcagaaccaagtaccaccccagcagaactaactaccacagtgcagcacaaagtactgccGCCCCCGTTGCAGTATACCACTGGATCTCTGTAATGTGGACTTAAATTCAGTAGGGCACCTGCGGCCGCCAGCCAGGTGGATAAGTAATTTTAGCATTAATTAATCAGGGTATTGGccctgtagggtttatggccagtctgcccctgcttaGAAGATCCAAATTCTGTAAAAAGTAAATATCAACATACTATGAGAGTGCTGTGGTTTTTAGATCTGCAGTATGTCCATTTATGCTGGGGATTTCAGCAGCATATTTCACCTTTTGAAATGAACAGACTGCTTATTATGATATGTGGCCTGATTTACTTCatgaaaatttagatttttataaatatttgggTATTTTTATGTAGGTTTTTGGGTTATAATGTGGGAGGGACATATTGATTATGCCTTGAAGTATTGTTGTAGGCTTGTGTAAACTTTATAAAAACCTATTCTAAATGTGGTAAAAAAAACTTCttgtaatatacagtacttgaattttctatatttttttacttttccttgCAAAATAGGCACATTACTGATGCGCCATACCAGGCTTTAGCGGAGCGAGGGCAGGCAGGAGCAGAGATGTGCTATGCAAGTTCTTGTCCCACTCCACTAAAAGCCTTGCATGGGTACAGACAGGGGGCAGCGATGTGAGCTCTTGCCTGTACAGCACTTAACGTGGCCCTAGCGGAATCTGTACAGCTGACATGTTAGCAGTGTATGAGTCTATAGATTCAAAAGCGCGATAGCCACCTGAAGTTCAGGTAACTATTTCTCAAGGAATAGAATAGATTTTAATACAGTTTGCTTGAATGTTTAGGTACATTTTAAGAACTTTAAGCTAACCACCCACCTTCATCCTTTAACAGTGTCTCCAGATACTCCATGTCATTGTAGAGCTCTCCCAGCAGCTGGCGGGCAGTCTTTTGGCTTTTCAAAGGGTCTGCCTTCTTCTGCTGCTTTGGGTCTTTTTTGGGTACCTTTGCTGGTGCTTTTTGTTTCGCCTTTTTACTCTATTATCAATGTCAAGAGAAAACATACAGATGCTATTAATCCTTTTGCTGCCATGAAAATGTACACATTGTCCATATGCACCCATCTTCACATATTCCCCAGAAATAAACATACAAAAACTACATAATGATCCAGATACCAGTCGAAAAAAATATTCTGACTAAGTGCAGGGGGTAAACTGctctgaacacctaaggcctcctgcacacgaacgtgtgctgtccgttgcCATAATGCGGATCCgaaatacatgggcaccgttccgtgggcattccgcatcacggatgcggacccattcacttgaatgggtccgcaaatccggagatgtggaattgtgcggaacggaaccctacggaagccttacggaatgcttccgtggggtttcgtcacgtacttccgttccgcaaaaagatagaacatgtcctatcttcttgcggaacggccggattgcggacccattaaagtgaacccaccgttcgtgtgcagggggcctaaatgTGATTACATGTCCTCTCTGATTGGTAAGAGGGGAGATAACATGGATTATATGAAGGAACTTTTCTCTATCCTCCCCTAATTCCCCGTGTCCCTGACTATCTGACTTGTTGCCAGTGCTGACCGCTGGAAGCTCCTGGTGGAAGGAGAGGAACACTGGCAGGTCCAAGTAGCTGGAACTGTGCCCACAGGAGGGAGTAGAGCAGTGGTAGGCGCGGGCCGCCACCATATTCAAACATCTAGGAGCTGCATCTTGGTGGAATAAAACCTTGTTACTCACCTCTTCTTGCTTGCTAAGAAACGCCATGCCCTTCTTGTTCTCTAACTTTACAGAGGCTGGAGCTAAATCAAGCAAATGAAGAGATCTTTATTTACCAAATCTTCATCATTTACATGTGCTTTATCAAGTCTATTATACCACTGGGTTATATTAAAGAGGTTACCCCATGATTAAAGTCTATGGACATCTTctgggcaattttttatgattgcattttagtcTTTGaaaattttctgcagtttttgtgaAACAGGGGTTACATTTCAGTCTATTTGCAGTGATTTTTTTGCTTACAGTGAGTGtaggctcatgtgtagctctatTCTCTAATCTCCTGACCTCAAACACTCATTGTAACTAGATTCCTATCAAACTGG
The sequence above is a segment of the Bufo gargarizans isolate SCDJY-AF-19 chromosome 6, ASM1485885v1, whole genome shotgun sequence genome. Coding sequences within it:
- the LOC122941763 gene encoding outer dynein arm-docking complex subunit 4-like isoform X1, with translation MAEEADGEQGPPRSSFTTYMAEGEQLYQKGEYDKARESFSNALDTQPTEKHCLVARSKCFLKLGDPESALRDAEASLQEEKDFFRGLYQKAEALYAMGDFEFALVFYHRGYKLRPELQEFRLGIQKAQEAIENSVGTPASVKLENKKGMAFLSKQEESKKAKQKAPAKVPKKDPKQQKKADPLKSQKTARQLLGELYNDMEYLETLLKDEGLVKGNTRSGLKLQDLILSAITYLDTRTEFWRQQKPIYARERDRRILQQKWNRERSKPPDRNQYIFENMEKIEMLLSNGNAEGSYKKARQVLKNIQTWRDDPNKQELIGYLYGCIGNAHMDMGQMEEALQSHKKDLQIANESDLPESKSRALDNIGRVYARIGKFQEAVKVWEEKIPLASSSLDKTWLFHEIGRCYLELELFEEARDYGARSQQEAEMAEDVEWQLNASVLVAQAQVKLKDYQSAVINFEKALEKARTVDNKDAEQAIITALEDAKRDSTEENKSEDSETEDDPVEDNV
- the LOC122941763 gene encoding outer dynein arm-docking complex subunit 4-like isoform X2 — translated: MGDFEFALVFYHRGYKLRPELQEFRLGIQKAQEAIENSVGTPASVKLENKKGMAFLSKQEESKKAKQKAPAKVPKKDPKQQKKADPLKSQKTARQLLGELYNDMEYLETLLKDEGLVKGNTRSGLKLQDLILSAITYLDTRTEFWRQQKPIYARERDRRILQQKWNRERSKPPDRNQYIFENMEKIEMLLSNGNAEGSYKKARQVLKNIQTWRDDPNKQELIGYLYGCIGNAHMDMGQMEEALQSHKKDLQIANESDLPESKSRALDNIGRVYARIGKFQEAVKVWEEKIPLASSSLDKTWLFHEIGRCYLELELFEEARDYGARSQQEAEMAEDVEWQLNASVLVAQAQVKLKDYQSAVINFEKALEKARTVDNKDAEQAIITALEDAKRDSTEENKSEDSETEDDPVEDNV